The genomic stretch CGAATACCATAATCCATAATGCTTTCTCGTAAGTCATTCGGCATTTGTTGCATATAGCCAGTGTTAACAAAAGCTTCACGTAACCGATTTGTTTCCTCTGCTGTTTTACCTTCAAGGAACGGGAAACTGCCTTTTTCCTTAGCTAAGTCAACTGAAGCACGATAAGCCGTTGTCGCGATCGTTTCAAATATTTGATCAGTTAACTTATTGCCTTCTTCTGAGCCGTACACTGTTTCGCAATAGATCAATAAATCATGAAGGCCCATTACTCCTAGACCCACACGGCGCTCACCAAGAGCTTGTTTTTCGTTTTCTTTTAAGAAATAAGGCGTTGCATCAATAACGTTATCTTGCATTCTTACGCCAACTTCAACAGTTTCTCTCAATTTTTCAAAATCGACTGTTTTCGTCTCTTTATTTGCCATTTCAGCAAGGTTTACAGCCGCAAGGTTACAAACTGAATAAGGCGCTAATGGTTGCTCTCCACAAGGATTGGTTGCTACCACTTTTTGGCCATAAGATGTAGCGTTTGTTTTTTCATTAGCATTATCAATAAAGAAGATTCCTGGTTCTGCCGAATACGTTGCACAAATATTGATAAGATCCCATAGCTCTTTTGCCTTAACTTTACGATACGTTCTTACAGGGAATCCTTGTTCCTTCCAATCACGAACATCACCTGATTCATGCCAGTTCTCATTGTAGAAACTCATTTGTTCTTTCGTATAGTTTTCTACATCAGGGAAGCGCAGTTCATACTCAGCATCGTTTTCGACTGCATCCATGAAATCCTTCGTAAGACAAACAGAAATATTTGCTCCAGTTAAAAAGTCTGGATTATGAACGGAATACGTACCACCAGTCGCTAATTTCTCCTGTGCGTCTTGCATCACTTTTTCTTCAAAACCACCTGTACCGGGGATACTACGATAATTTAGAATGCTTTGGTACATCGATCTCTCAGCATCAGAAAGAGGCGTGAATTTAAGTTTATCTTCTGCAAGCTTTTTAATTTGCTCGTCTTTTGTGTTTTCCACAAGAAAACGAAGGATGCGTGGGTTTTGCATTTTTGAAATGATGAATTCAATAATATCAGGATGCCAATCTGCAAGCATGATCATCTGTGCACCGCGACGTGATCCGCCCTGCTCTACGAGATGTGTAAGCTTTGCAATATCATCAAGCCATGAAACGGACCCCGATGACTTTCCATTAACTCCTCTTGCAAGAGTGTTCCTTGGACGAAGCGTTGAGCCATTTGTCCCTACTCCGCCTCCGCGACTCATAATTTCCATTACCTGTTTGCGGTGCTCCGAAATGCCTTCTCTTGAATCTTGTGGAAACGGCATAACATAACAATTAAAATAGGTTACTTCCGTATCTGCACCTGCGCCATATAGTACTCGTCCTGCCGGGACAAAGTTCATTGATGAAAGTTCATTATAGAACCGATCTTCCCAATATTTCTTTTCACCATCCGTTTTCTCAACATCTGCCAAGCCCCGAGCGTTTCGTCGTGCAATTTGCTCATAGTAAACTTCAAGAGGCTTCTCAATAACATCCAATGAACGTACAATTAAGCCAGTTTCTCTCTCTTCTTCAGTATCCAGTACACCGACATAGTCTTCATGCACAGCAACAGTCGCTTTCTTTGAAGCTAGGTCGATATTTTCAATATATCCAAGACCTCGTGCTGGGAACTTTGGATCTTCCTTAATCGTTAAGACAACAAAATCACCTTTTTGTAACGTCTTTTTTTCAGTATCTTTAAAGGCATAGCGATCCAGCATAACAAGACGACTTACACCTTTGTGGCTAAGGTGCATATCTTCTGTAATAGGATGAACCTGCGCGAACATCTCAATATCTTTATTTAACTGTGCGATGTTAATAGACCTTCTTTTTTCATTGGTTTTTATTGTCATATAAACCCCTCCGTTTCGACATTTATACATATAAGAGCAACTCTAGATGTATGTAACTGTGATAAATCGTCTTGATTAATAGTAGCACATGTCCATCATGCAGACAATCATTTTAAACCATATATAGTGTTCAGAATTCTTTGCCCAATACTACATATAGTAAAACGGCGGATGTTCGTTTAATTTGTCAACTTTCAAATTAAGTGAAAATACGAGATTAAACTCGATAAATCAAGGTTGAATTACAAGAACAGAGAAAAAAGAGGAATTTTGTCTATTGCACATTTATCCACATTCTGTCTTTTGATCTTAGCCTATCTTTAAATAAAGAATGCGTTTCGTTAATGCAACAAGATTAACTTTAGAACATTTGTTCCTCTATAGTCAATAGGAAAAAGCACCCATGGCAGGTGCTCATTTACTAAAGTTCCATTCGTTACTTGCATACTTGTCCATCGCCAAATCGTTCACGTAAGCTTCTTGTTCTTCTGATAGCTCAAATGGGACTAACTCAATGTTAAGGCCTTTTTGAAATCCATCATAAAAGGCTTTAATCGCTTCTGAAATTGATATCGGTGTATCGCGAAGTGCATTAATAGCCACCGCTTTGTTTCTGAATCCTCTTTGCATCCGTTCACGAATACGATCATTTTTAAATTTAAAGCAATCAAACAATTTATCTTCATCAATATCTAGCAAAATAGAGCCATGCTGAAGGATGACACCTTTTTGGCGCGTTTGAGCACTCCCAGCCACTTTCCGTCCTTCTACAACAAGTTCATAATACGAGGGAGAATCAAAGCATACTCCAGACCTCGGAGCCCTAAGTTCTTCTTTTTCTTTCTCAGTTTCAGGAACAGAGAAGTAAGCATTTAAACCAAGTTGTTGAAAACCAATCAATAGGCCTTCAGAAATAACACGGTATGCTTCCCTTACTGTAGTTGGCATATCAGGATAATCTTCAGATACAATAACGCTGTATGTAACCTCTTTATCATGAAGAACAGCTCTTCCACCTGTAGGTCTTCTCACAAAGCCCAACCCATAGTTCTCTACGGCTTCCATATTTATATCTTTTTCAATACGTTGGAAGTAACCGATTGATAGGGTTGGAGGATTCCACCCGTAAAATCGAATGACTGGAGGTATGCTCCCTTCACTGTGCCATTTCAACAACGCTTCATCTAGTGCCATGTTATATGCTGGAGAACGTTCTCCCGAATCAATAAATGCCCATTGCTTCATTATCGGTACTCCTTTATCACAGTTAATTTCTAACACCTCTCCTATTCTAGCAGAGGTGAAAATGGATGACCAATGAACACTCTCTTATTTTATAAAAGAAAGATCGATACGTGACGGATGTTATTTCTAACCAAGGCGAATTTTTTATTTATTCTTTTTTTCTTTTGCGGAAAGGGGAAAAGACGTGTAAACTTAAGGTTGTCGATTTTACTTGAAAGGGTGTAACAAAGTATATGGAATGGATTATCGCATTACTCGTCGCGATCATTGTGTATGTTGTCATTACTCGCTACATACAGAAAAGGAATTTGAAAACGTTAACGGAGGAAGAATTCCGAGCGGGCTACCGTAAAGCCCAACTGATTGATGTTCGTGAACCAAACGAATTTGATAACGGCCATATTCTCGGCGCAAGAAATATTCCTGTTAGTCAACTCAAAATGCGTATCAAAGAAATTCGCAAAGACCAGCCAGTCTATATGTATGATTACAACGGAATTATTGTCGCTCGTGCTGCAAGCATCCTTAGAAAGCACGGGATTAAGGACCTTTATCAGTTAAAAGGCGGCTTCAAAAAATGGGGCGGAAAAGTAAAGAAGAAGTAAAAAGCAGCTGCTACGCAGCTGCTTTTTTATTTCCGAAAAGTATTTAACTACGCTGATAGACAGATTACGCTTTTTGGTATCGTAATATTGGTTTTCTAGCAGCGGTCGTTTCATCCAGTCGACCAATGACAGTTGTATGAGGAGCTTCCTGAACAATTTCAGGGTTATCTTCTGCTTCTTTAGCAATCTGAAGCAGTACATCGCAGAATTCATCAAGCGTTTCTTTTGATTCCGTTTCTGTAGGTTCAATCATCATACACTCTTCGACATTGATAGGGAAATAAATCGTAGGTGGATGATACCCAAAATCAAGCAAACGCTTGGCCATATCTAACGTTCGAACACCCAGTTTCTTTTGTTTCTTACCAGAAATAACGAATTCGTGTTTACAGTGCTGTTCATACGGCAACACAAAAGCATCTTGAAGACGTCTCATCATATAATTTGCGTTCAAAACCGCGTTTTCAGATACTTGCTTTAGTCCTTCTGGCCCCATCGTACGGATGTACGTATAAGCACGGACGTTAATACCAAAGTTTCCATAATAAGGTTTCACTCGTCCAATCGATTGAGGACGATCATAGTCAAAACGATACGCATTATTTTCTTTTACAAGAACTGGTTTCGGAAGGTATGGAATGAGATCTGATTTAACTCCCACAGGTCCTGAACCAGGTCCTCCTCCACCGTGTGGGCCTGTAAAGGTTTTGTGTAGATTTAAGTGCACCACATCAAAGCCCATATCTCCTGGTCGAGCTGCCCCCATAATGGCATTCATATTGGCACCGTCATAGTAAAGTTTTCCACCGGCATCATGAATAATTGTCGCCATCTCGGTAATTTGCTCTTCAAATAGACCAAGGGTATTTGGGTTTGTAAGCATAAGAGCTGCC from Bacillus sp. Cs-700 encodes the following:
- a CDS encoding vitamin B12-dependent ribonucleotide reductase; this translates as MTIKTNEKRRSINIAQLNKDIEMFAQVHPITEDMHLSHKGVSRLVMLDRYAFKDTEKKTLQKGDFVVLTIKEDPKFPARGLGYIENIDLASKKATVAVHEDYVGVLDTEEERETGLIVRSLDVIEKPLEVYYEQIARRNARGLADVEKTDGEKKYWEDRFYNELSSMNFVPAGRVLYGAGADTEVTYFNCYVMPFPQDSREGISEHRKQVMEIMSRGGGVGTNGSTLRPRNTLARGVNGKSSGSVSWLDDIAKLTHLVEQGGSRRGAQMIMLADWHPDIIEFIISKMQNPRILRFLVENTKDEQIKKLAEDKLKFTPLSDAERSMYQSILNYRSIPGTGGFEEKVMQDAQEKLATGGTYSVHNPDFLTGANISVCLTKDFMDAVENDAEYELRFPDVENYTKEQMSFYNENWHESGDVRDWKEQGFPVRTYRKVKAKELWDLINICATYSAEPGIFFIDNANEKTNATSYGQKVVATNPCGEQPLAPYSVCNLAAVNLAEMANKETKTVDFEKLRETVEVGVRMQDNVIDATPYFLKENEKQALGERRVGLGVMGLHDLLIYCETVYGSEEGNKLTDQIFETIATTAYRASVDLAKEKGSFPFLEGKTAEETNRLREAFVNTGYMQQMPNDLRESIMDYGIRNSHLLTVAPTGSTGTMVGVSTGLEPYFSFSYFRSGRLGKFIEVKADILAEYYERNPEADPEKLPEWFVSAMELAPEDHADTQCVIQRWVDSSISKTVNAPKGYSVKQVEAVYERLYNGGAKGGTVYVDGSRDSQVLTLKAEDNSFEQLEFEDGMEEKKQVVLVDTITDLRSTDVTIGSEVGNTCPVCRKGQVKEIGGCNTCDNCSAQLKCGL
- a CDS encoding biotin/lipoate A/B protein ligase family protein, whose protein sequence is MMKQWAFIDSGERSPAYNMALDEALLKWHSEGSIPPVIRFYGWNPPTLSIGYFQRIEKDINMEAVENYGLGFVRRPTGGRAVLHDKEVTYSVIVSEDYPDMPTTVREAYRVISEGLLIGFQQLGLNAYFSVPETEKEKEELRAPRSGVCFDSPSYYELVVEGRKVAGSAQTRQKGVILQHGSILLDIDEDKLFDCFKFKNDRIRERMQRGFRNKAVAINALRDTPISISEAIKAFYDGFQKGLNIELVPFELSEEQEAYVNDLAMDKYASNEWNFSK
- a CDS encoding rhodanese-like domain-containing protein; protein product: MEWIIALLVAIIVYVVITRYIQKRNLKTLTEEEFRAGYRKAQLIDVREPNEFDNGHILGARNIPVSQLKMRIKEIRKDQPVYMYDYNGIIVARAASILRKHGIKDLYQLKGGFKKWGGKVKKK
- the gcvPB gene encoding aminomethyl-transferring glycine dehydrogenase subunit GcvPB — encoded protein: MSKDQALIFELSEPERISYSLPELDVPDIDLDEWLPEEFNRKTEPELPEVSELQLMRHYTALSKRNHGVDSGFYPLGSCTMKYNPKINEDVARYPGFAFVHPLQEEETVQGALEMMYNLQENLVAVTGMDEVTLQPAAGAHGEWTGLMMIRAYHEANGDFNRTKVIVPDSAHGTNPASATVAGFEAVTVKSNEKGLVDLEDLKRVVDQDTAALMLTNPNTLGLFEEQITEMATIIHDAGGKLYYDGANMNAIMGAARPGDMGFDVVHLNLHKTFTGPHGGGGPGSGPVGVKSDLIPYLPKPVLVKENNAYRFDYDRPQSIGRVKPYYGNFGINVRAYTYIRTMGPEGLKQVSENAVLNANYMMRRLQDAFVLPYEQHCKHEFVISGKKQKKLGVRTLDMAKRLLDFGYHPPTIYFPINVEECMMIEPTETESKETLDEFCDVLLQIAKEAEDNPEIVQEAPHTTVIGRLDETTAARKPILRYQKA